From one Culex quinquefasciatus strain JHB chromosome 3, VPISU_Cqui_1.0_pri_paternal, whole genome shotgun sequence genomic stretch:
- the LOC6032888 gene encoding prominin-like protein isoform X2, translated as MEVPASSASSRTTDATVNFRQSCHHHSTHSRASTTRSHSPRSSPATTEMISSRGSSWRRSTFRGPPKLAFVILLLMAVFGSRSNQLVQAEILKIPKTEFTNFSETPNYISSTSYNARGMGPLYNLTNIAIRLFVDTDPVPEGYLIVEEGSIKLGPNVQENNWGPLLREYWAVLLVTVICVLLIVLMPIIGLCLCCCRCFGGCGGRTQPFDKKHDTCRRVLLGLLLICTTSSLVFGVVIAFATNSYLQHGVENITTSARYGVDDTREFLKSTSRHISQLLEMNYQELNSQLKKTLGEASDIIIQRLEEESQAEKLNTLNDFVEQLPAIKNNLDRMTLLTRELRVNASQLNDGLRGVKRELLASLTKCGTQECINVMEDYKIGRLDTNGIDYNSLPDLTEITNSVQDLVSGNVADAVKEGVDELEKLKQTLKRTVRDSIPMVTAAADSTGSAIKSASDELTSRLNSVRNLIGNNTYKHLETADDYIVQYSIYRYYVGLGVSSVLLLILMCLVCGLLCGICGKRPDGYGDDCCNKGAGGRFLMFAVAIIFLTFSVILAVTLVSFLAGSVLRRGVCDSLKHPRDSQVIDYIDTYFNVNKQYEQIRSQNTRSKWKLQANARPDPLRIAEVIESCSKNNSVYEVLKLSNFYDIQEIRQFPEDYGITRELNALKEKIEIKKVDILSPTAKKNIEELRDSRLNDFMAYKFIDHLTENITQNNLNDIAHKLRDVANRIPPGKEMNDIKVNLKNQALHLSSYQLNLVEPMLRYTSELRNLSTTLERSLKFGKDSFALAIEDFLEHIQKAEAYINVQGQKFVEDVTSELVNGILQQIHSYLNLVIEATSKNIGRCGPIANVYDSMTVATCNRIVDPFNGFWAGVGWCLAIFLPTIVLCVKLSTLYHKSDPYPGPLVESEYLYDAYSERDNIPLASGPKNKRRKKNDRRRDSRDRRDVYYEDGSPSGGHSREPRYNDMAPNLEPPIPSILTNSSSVGQSADFSPTKMGSPGSGPLSPNRLLSRMFQRSFLDDYERAHEAADDSRRAGHVSRSNSSVGSIRSMGILPSRTPSPLDFRTVSFRRPRSLADDINRGKREARSSSRTDSGFDRY; from the exons ATGGAGGTGCCTGCAAGTAGCGCCAGTAGCAGAACGACCGACGCCACAGTCAACTTCCGTCAGAGCTGCCATCACCACTCGACTCACTCCCGAGCGTCCACAACCAGAAGCCATTCCCCCCGTTCCTCCCCCGCGACGACAGAAATGATTTCGTCACGCGGCAGTAGCTGGCGGCGGTCCACGTTCCGGGGCCCACCGAAGCTGGCATTCGTCATCCTATTGCTCATGGCCGTTTTCGGCAGCAGAAGTAATCAACTAGTACAAGCGGAGATTTTGAAGATCCCGAAGACTGAATTCACCAACTTTAGCGAAACACCCAACTACATTAGCTCAACGTCTTACAACGCGCGCGGAATGGGTCCGCTGTACAATCTGACCAACATTGCGATCCGGCTGTTTGTCGACACCGATCCGGTCCCAGAAG GCTATCTAATCGTAGAGGAAGGAAGCATCAAGCTGGGCCCAAATGTGCAGGAGAACAACTGGGGACCGCTGCTGCGCGAGTACTGGGCCGTCCTGCTGGTCACGGTCATCTGTGTCCTGCTGATTGTGCTGATGCCAATCATCGGCCTATGTCTGTGCTGCTGCCGGTGCTTTGGCGGATGTGGTGGCCGCACGCAGCCCTTCGACAAGAAACACGACACCTGCCGCCGGGTGCTGCTCGGACTGCTGCTGATATGTACCACTTCTTCGCTGGT GTTTGGAGTGGTCATTGCGTTCGCTACAAATAGCTACCTGCAGCATGGTGTTGAGAACATTACAACTTCGGCCCGGTACGGCGTGGACGATACACGTGAGTTTCTTAAGTCGACCTCGCGCCACATTTCCCAACTGCTGGAAATGAACTACCAGGAGCTCAACAGCCAGCTGAAGAAGACCCTCGGCGAGGCGTCCGACATCATCATTCAACGGCTGGAGGAGGAATCGCAGGCCGAGAAGCTCAACACGTTGAATGACTTTGTCGAGCAGCTTCCGGCCATCAAGAACAACCTGGACCGGATGACGCTGCTGACTCGGGAACTGCGAGTGAACGCCTCGCAGCTGAACGACG GATTACGTGGCGTTAAACGAGAACTGTTGGCCTCGCTGACCAAATGCGGCACCCAGGAGTGCATCAACGTGATGGAGGACTACAAAATCGGTCGGCTCGACACCAACGGGATCGATTACAACTCG CTTCCGGACTTGACCGAGATCACCAACAGCGTGCAGGACCTGGTGTCTGGCAATGTGGCCGATGCGGTCAAGGAAGGCGTGGACGAGCTGGAGAAGCTGAAGCAAACATTGAAGCGTACCGTGCGGGACAGTATTCCGATGGTGACGGCCGCTGCGGATTCGACCGGCAGTGCCATCAAGTCGGCATCGGATGAGCTGACGTCGCGGCTGAACAGCGTTCGGAACTTGATTGGCAACAACACTTACAAGCACCTGGAGACGGCCGACGATTACATCGTGCAGTACAGCATCTATCGGTATTACGTGGGACTGGGGGTTAGTTCGGTGCTGCTGTTGATCCTGATGTGTCTTGTGTGCGGACTGCTGTGCGGAATCTGCGGCAAGAGACCGGACGGCTACGGGGATGATTGCTGCAACAAGGGCGCCGGTGGACGGTTCTTGATGTT TGCCGTGGCCATCATCTTCCTGACCTTCTCGGTAATTCTGGCCGTCACGCTGGTGTCCTTCCTGGCGGGCAGCGTTCTTCGCCGTGGCGTGTGCGATTCGCTGAAGCACCCCCGGGACAGCCAGGTGATTGACTACATCGACACGTACTTCAACGTCAACAAGCAATACGAGCAAATCCGATCGCAAAACACGCGCTCCAAGTGGAAGCTCCAGGCGAATGCCCGCCCGGATCCGCTCCGGATCGCCGAGGTGATCGAGTCGTGCAGCAAAAACAACTCTGTTTATGAG GTTCTGAAGCTGTCCAACTTTTACGACATTCAGGAGATTCGCCAATTCCCCGAAGACTACGGTATTACGCGTGAGTTGAACGCGCTCAAAGAGAAGATCGAGATCAAAAAGGTAGACATACTGTCGCCAACGGCTAAGAAAAACATCGAAGAGCTGCGCGACTCTCGGTTGAACGACTTTATGGCGTACAAATTCATCGATCAT CTCACCGAGAATATCACTCAGAACAATCTGAACGACATTGCTCACAAACTGCGGGACGTGGCCAACCGGATCCCGCCGGGTAAGGAAATGAACGACATCAAGGTGAACCTGAAGAACCAGGCGCTGCATTTGTCCTCGTACCAG CTGAATCTCGTGGAACCGATGCTGCGCTACACCAGCGAGCTGCGCAACCTGTCGACGACGCTCGAGCGCAGCCTCAAGTTTGGCAAAGATTCATTCGCGCTCGCGATCGAAGACTTCCTCGAGCACATCCAGAAGGCGGAGGCGTACATCAACGTGCAGGGCCAGAAGTTCGTGGAGGATGTCACGTCCGAGCTGGTCAACGGCATCCTCCAGCAGATCCACTCGTATCTGAACCTGGTGATTGAGGCCACCAGCAAGAACATTGGCCGCTGCGGCCCCATCGCCAACGTGTACGACTCGATGACGGTCGCGACCTGCAACAGGATTGTGGATCCATTC aacGGATTCTGGGCCGGCGTCGGGTGGTGTCTCGCCATCTTCCTGCCGACGATCGTGCTGTGCGTGAAGCTGTCCACGCTCTACCACAAGTCGGATCCGTACCCGGGCCCGCTGGTCGAATC GGAGTACCTGTACGATGCCTACAGCGAGCGGGACAACATTCCACTGGCGAG TGGCCCAAAGAATAAGCGCCGCAAGAAGAATGATCGTCGCCGAGACTCGCGGGACCGGCGTGATGTATATTACGAGGACGGCAGTCCCTCGGGAGGACACAGCCGAGAGCCCCGGTATAACGACATGGCGCCAAA TCTAGAGCCTCCAATTCCATCAATACTAACCAATAGCAGTAGTGTTGGCCAGTCCGCGGACTTTTCGCCCACCAAAATGGGTTCGCCAGGGTCGGGCCCACTGTCACCGAATCGGTTGCTAAGCCGGATGTTCCAACGGTCGTTTTTGGACGACTACGAACGGGCCCACGAAGCCGCAGACGATTCCCGGCGGGCGGGACACGTAAGCCGTAGCAATAGCAGTGTAGGTTCCATCCGATCGATGGGAATCCTGCCCAGCCGAACGCCGTCTCCGCTGGACTTCCGGACGGTATCGTTCCGACGGCCCCGTTCGCTGGCCGACGACATCAACCGGGGGAAGCGTGAGGCGCGATCCTCGTCCAGGACAGACAGTGGATTCGATCGATACTGA
- the LOC6032888 gene encoding prominin-like protein isoform X4, with amino-acid sequence MEVPASSASSRTTDATVNFRQSCHHHSTHSRASTTRSHSPRSSPATTEMISSRGSSWRRSTFRGPPKLAFVILLLMAVFGSRSNQLVQAEILKIPKTEFTNFSETPNYISSTSYNARGMGPLYNLTNIAIRLFVDTDPVPEGYLIVEEGSIKLGPNVQENNWGPLLREYWAVLLVTVICVLLIVLMPIIGLCLCCCRCFGGCGGRTQPFDKKHDTCRRVLLGLLLICTTSSLVFGVVIAFATNSYLQHGVENITTSARYGVDDTREFLKSTSRHISQLLEMNYQELNSQLKKTLGEASDIIIQRLEEESQAEKLNTLNDFVEQLPAIKNNLDRMTLLTRELRVNASQLNDGLRGVKRELLASLTKCGTQECINVMEDYKIGRLDTNGIDYNSIQDRYFPRLPDLTEITNSVQDLVSGNVADAVKEGVDELEKLKQTLKRTVRDSIPMVTAAADSTGSAIKSASDELTSRLNSVRNLIGNNTYKHLETADDYIVQYSIYRYYVGLGVSSVLLLILMCLVCGLLCGICGKRPDGYGDDCCNKGAGGRFLMFAVAIIFLTFSVILAVTLVSFLAGSVLRRGVCDSLKHPRDSQVIDYIDTYFNVNKQYEQIRSQNTRSKWKLQANARPDPLRIAEVIESCSKNNSVYEVLKLSNFYDIQEIRQFPEDYGITRELNALKEKIEIKKVDILSPTAKKNIEELRDSRLNDFMAYKFIDHLTENITQNNLNDIAHKLRDVANRIPPGKEMNDIKVNLKNQALHLSSYQLNLVEPMLRYTSELRNLSTTLERSLKFGKDSFALAIEDFLEHIQKAEAYINVQGQKFVEDVTSELVNGILQQIHSYLNLVIEATSKNIGRCGPIANVYDSMTVATCNRIVDPFNGFWAGVGWCLAIFLPTIVLCVKLSTLYHKSDPYPGPLVESEYLYDAYSERDNIPLASGPKNKRRKKNDRRRDSRDRRDVYYEDGSPSGGHSREPRYNDMAPKNWDGAPPRYQNPPMAPPANEYERPPPYYYPGAPGDHE; translated from the exons ATGGAGGTGCCTGCAAGTAGCGCCAGTAGCAGAACGACCGACGCCACAGTCAACTTCCGTCAGAGCTGCCATCACCACTCGACTCACTCCCGAGCGTCCACAACCAGAAGCCATTCCCCCCGTTCCTCCCCCGCGACGACAGAAATGATTTCGTCACGCGGCAGTAGCTGGCGGCGGTCCACGTTCCGGGGCCCACCGAAGCTGGCATTCGTCATCCTATTGCTCATGGCCGTTTTCGGCAGCAGAAGTAATCAACTAGTACAAGCGGAGATTTTGAAGATCCCGAAGACTGAATTCACCAACTTTAGCGAAACACCCAACTACATTAGCTCAACGTCTTACAACGCGCGCGGAATGGGTCCGCTGTACAATCTGACCAACATTGCGATCCGGCTGTTTGTCGACACCGATCCGGTCCCAGAAG GCTATCTAATCGTAGAGGAAGGAAGCATCAAGCTGGGCCCAAATGTGCAGGAGAACAACTGGGGACCGCTGCTGCGCGAGTACTGGGCCGTCCTGCTGGTCACGGTCATCTGTGTCCTGCTGATTGTGCTGATGCCAATCATCGGCCTATGTCTGTGCTGCTGCCGGTGCTTTGGCGGATGTGGTGGCCGCACGCAGCCCTTCGACAAGAAACACGACACCTGCCGCCGGGTGCTGCTCGGACTGCTGCTGATATGTACCACTTCTTCGCTGGT GTTTGGAGTGGTCATTGCGTTCGCTACAAATAGCTACCTGCAGCATGGTGTTGAGAACATTACAACTTCGGCCCGGTACGGCGTGGACGATACACGTGAGTTTCTTAAGTCGACCTCGCGCCACATTTCCCAACTGCTGGAAATGAACTACCAGGAGCTCAACAGCCAGCTGAAGAAGACCCTCGGCGAGGCGTCCGACATCATCATTCAACGGCTGGAGGAGGAATCGCAGGCCGAGAAGCTCAACACGTTGAATGACTTTGTCGAGCAGCTTCCGGCCATCAAGAACAACCTGGACCGGATGACGCTGCTGACTCGGGAACTGCGAGTGAACGCCTCGCAGCTGAACGACG GATTACGTGGCGTTAAACGAGAACTGTTGGCCTCGCTGACCAAATGCGGCACCCAGGAGTGCATCAACGTGATGGAGGACTACAAAATCGGTCGGCTCGACACCAACGGGATCGATTACAACTCG ATACAAGACAGATACTTCCCGAGG CTTCCGGACTTGACCGAGATCACCAACAGCGTGCAGGACCTGGTGTCTGGCAATGTGGCCGATGCGGTCAAGGAAGGCGTGGACGAGCTGGAGAAGCTGAAGCAAACATTGAAGCGTACCGTGCGGGACAGTATTCCGATGGTGACGGCCGCTGCGGATTCGACCGGCAGTGCCATCAAGTCGGCATCGGATGAGCTGACGTCGCGGCTGAACAGCGTTCGGAACTTGATTGGCAACAACACTTACAAGCACCTGGAGACGGCCGACGATTACATCGTGCAGTACAGCATCTATCGGTATTACGTGGGACTGGGGGTTAGTTCGGTGCTGCTGTTGATCCTGATGTGTCTTGTGTGCGGACTGCTGTGCGGAATCTGCGGCAAGAGACCGGACGGCTACGGGGATGATTGCTGCAACAAGGGCGCCGGTGGACGGTTCTTGATGTT TGCCGTGGCCATCATCTTCCTGACCTTCTCGGTAATTCTGGCCGTCACGCTGGTGTCCTTCCTGGCGGGCAGCGTTCTTCGCCGTGGCGTGTGCGATTCGCTGAAGCACCCCCGGGACAGCCAGGTGATTGACTACATCGACACGTACTTCAACGTCAACAAGCAATACGAGCAAATCCGATCGCAAAACACGCGCTCCAAGTGGAAGCTCCAGGCGAATGCCCGCCCGGATCCGCTCCGGATCGCCGAGGTGATCGAGTCGTGCAGCAAAAACAACTCTGTTTATGAG GTTCTGAAGCTGTCCAACTTTTACGACATTCAGGAGATTCGCCAATTCCCCGAAGACTACGGTATTACGCGTGAGTTGAACGCGCTCAAAGAGAAGATCGAGATCAAAAAGGTAGACATACTGTCGCCAACGGCTAAGAAAAACATCGAAGAGCTGCGCGACTCTCGGTTGAACGACTTTATGGCGTACAAATTCATCGATCAT CTCACCGAGAATATCACTCAGAACAATCTGAACGACATTGCTCACAAACTGCGGGACGTGGCCAACCGGATCCCGCCGGGTAAGGAAATGAACGACATCAAGGTGAACCTGAAGAACCAGGCGCTGCATTTGTCCTCGTACCAG CTGAATCTCGTGGAACCGATGCTGCGCTACACCAGCGAGCTGCGCAACCTGTCGACGACGCTCGAGCGCAGCCTCAAGTTTGGCAAAGATTCATTCGCGCTCGCGATCGAAGACTTCCTCGAGCACATCCAGAAGGCGGAGGCGTACATCAACGTGCAGGGCCAGAAGTTCGTGGAGGATGTCACGTCCGAGCTGGTCAACGGCATCCTCCAGCAGATCCACTCGTATCTGAACCTGGTGATTGAGGCCACCAGCAAGAACATTGGCCGCTGCGGCCCCATCGCCAACGTGTACGACTCGATGACGGTCGCGACCTGCAACAGGATTGTGGATCCATTC aacGGATTCTGGGCCGGCGTCGGGTGGTGTCTCGCCATCTTCCTGCCGACGATCGTGCTGTGCGTGAAGCTGTCCACGCTCTACCACAAGTCGGATCCGTACCCGGGCCCGCTGGTCGAATC GGAGTACCTGTACGATGCCTACAGCGAGCGGGACAACATTCCACTGGCGAG TGGCCCAAAGAATAAGCGCCGCAAGAAGAATGATCGTCGCCGAGACTCGCGGGACCGGCGTGATGTATATTACGAGGACGGCAGTCCCTCGGGAGGACACAGCCGAGAGCCCCGGTATAACGACATGGCGCCAAA
- the LOC6032888 gene encoding prominin-like protein isoform X6 produces the protein MEVPASSASSRTTDATVNFRQSCHHHSTHSRASTTRSHSPRSSPATTEMISSRGSSWRRSTFRGPPKLAFVILLLMAVFGSRSNQLVQAEILKIPKTEFTNFSETPNYISSTSYNARGMGPLYNLTNIAIRLFVDTDPVPEGYLIVEEGSIKLGPNVQENNWGPLLREYWAVLLVTVICVLLIVLMPIIGLCLCCCRCFGGCGGRTQPFDKKHDTCRRVLLGLLLICTTSSLVFGVVIAFATNSYLQHGVENITTSARYGVDDTREFLKSTSRHISQLLEMNYQELNSQLKKTLGEASDIIIQRLEEESQAEKLNTLNDFVEQLPAIKNNLDRMTLLTRELRVNASQLNDGLRGVKRELLASLTKCGTQECINVMEDYKIGRLDTNGIDYNSIQDRYFPRLPDLTEITNSVQDLVSGNVADAVKEGVDELEKLKQTLKRTVRDSIPMVTAAADSTGSAIKSASDELTSRLNSVRNLIGNNTYKHLETADDYIVQYSIYRYYVGLGVSSVLLLILMCLVCGLLCGICGKRPDGYGDDCCNKGAGGRFLMFAVAIIFLTFSVILAVTLVSFLAGSVLRRGVCDSLKHPRDSQVIDYIDTYFNVNKQYEQIRSQNTRSKWKLQANARPDPLRIAEVIESCSKNNSVYEVLKLSNFYDIQEIRQFPEDYGITRELNALKEKIEIKKVDILSPTAKKNIEELRDSRLNDFMAYKFIDHLTENITQNNLNDIAHKLRDVANRIPPGKEMNDIKVNLKNQALHLSSYQLNLVEPMLRYTSELRNLSTTLERSLKFGKDSFALAIEDFLEHIQKAEAYINVQGQKFVEDVTSELVNGILQQIHSYLNLVIEATSKNIGRCGPIANVYDSMTVATCNRIVDPFNGFWAGVGWCLAIFLPTIVLCVKLSTLYHKSDPYPGPLVESNWDGAPPRYQNPPMAPPANEYERPPPYYYPGAPGDHE, from the exons ATGGAGGTGCCTGCAAGTAGCGCCAGTAGCAGAACGACCGACGCCACAGTCAACTTCCGTCAGAGCTGCCATCACCACTCGACTCACTCCCGAGCGTCCACAACCAGAAGCCATTCCCCCCGTTCCTCCCCCGCGACGACAGAAATGATTTCGTCACGCGGCAGTAGCTGGCGGCGGTCCACGTTCCGGGGCCCACCGAAGCTGGCATTCGTCATCCTATTGCTCATGGCCGTTTTCGGCAGCAGAAGTAATCAACTAGTACAAGCGGAGATTTTGAAGATCCCGAAGACTGAATTCACCAACTTTAGCGAAACACCCAACTACATTAGCTCAACGTCTTACAACGCGCGCGGAATGGGTCCGCTGTACAATCTGACCAACATTGCGATCCGGCTGTTTGTCGACACCGATCCGGTCCCAGAAG GCTATCTAATCGTAGAGGAAGGAAGCATCAAGCTGGGCCCAAATGTGCAGGAGAACAACTGGGGACCGCTGCTGCGCGAGTACTGGGCCGTCCTGCTGGTCACGGTCATCTGTGTCCTGCTGATTGTGCTGATGCCAATCATCGGCCTATGTCTGTGCTGCTGCCGGTGCTTTGGCGGATGTGGTGGCCGCACGCAGCCCTTCGACAAGAAACACGACACCTGCCGCCGGGTGCTGCTCGGACTGCTGCTGATATGTACCACTTCTTCGCTGGT GTTTGGAGTGGTCATTGCGTTCGCTACAAATAGCTACCTGCAGCATGGTGTTGAGAACATTACAACTTCGGCCCGGTACGGCGTGGACGATACACGTGAGTTTCTTAAGTCGACCTCGCGCCACATTTCCCAACTGCTGGAAATGAACTACCAGGAGCTCAACAGCCAGCTGAAGAAGACCCTCGGCGAGGCGTCCGACATCATCATTCAACGGCTGGAGGAGGAATCGCAGGCCGAGAAGCTCAACACGTTGAATGACTTTGTCGAGCAGCTTCCGGCCATCAAGAACAACCTGGACCGGATGACGCTGCTGACTCGGGAACTGCGAGTGAACGCCTCGCAGCTGAACGACG GATTACGTGGCGTTAAACGAGAACTGTTGGCCTCGCTGACCAAATGCGGCACCCAGGAGTGCATCAACGTGATGGAGGACTACAAAATCGGTCGGCTCGACACCAACGGGATCGATTACAACTCG ATACAAGACAGATACTTCCCGAGG CTTCCGGACTTGACCGAGATCACCAACAGCGTGCAGGACCTGGTGTCTGGCAATGTGGCCGATGCGGTCAAGGAAGGCGTGGACGAGCTGGAGAAGCTGAAGCAAACATTGAAGCGTACCGTGCGGGACAGTATTCCGATGGTGACGGCCGCTGCGGATTCGACCGGCAGTGCCATCAAGTCGGCATCGGATGAGCTGACGTCGCGGCTGAACAGCGTTCGGAACTTGATTGGCAACAACACTTACAAGCACCTGGAGACGGCCGACGATTACATCGTGCAGTACAGCATCTATCGGTATTACGTGGGACTGGGGGTTAGTTCGGTGCTGCTGTTGATCCTGATGTGTCTTGTGTGCGGACTGCTGTGCGGAATCTGCGGCAAGAGACCGGACGGCTACGGGGATGATTGCTGCAACAAGGGCGCCGGTGGACGGTTCTTGATGTT TGCCGTGGCCATCATCTTCCTGACCTTCTCGGTAATTCTGGCCGTCACGCTGGTGTCCTTCCTGGCGGGCAGCGTTCTTCGCCGTGGCGTGTGCGATTCGCTGAAGCACCCCCGGGACAGCCAGGTGATTGACTACATCGACACGTACTTCAACGTCAACAAGCAATACGAGCAAATCCGATCGCAAAACACGCGCTCCAAGTGGAAGCTCCAGGCGAATGCCCGCCCGGATCCGCTCCGGATCGCCGAGGTGATCGAGTCGTGCAGCAAAAACAACTCTGTTTATGAG GTTCTGAAGCTGTCCAACTTTTACGACATTCAGGAGATTCGCCAATTCCCCGAAGACTACGGTATTACGCGTGAGTTGAACGCGCTCAAAGAGAAGATCGAGATCAAAAAGGTAGACATACTGTCGCCAACGGCTAAGAAAAACATCGAAGAGCTGCGCGACTCTCGGTTGAACGACTTTATGGCGTACAAATTCATCGATCAT CTCACCGAGAATATCACTCAGAACAATCTGAACGACATTGCTCACAAACTGCGGGACGTGGCCAACCGGATCCCGCCGGGTAAGGAAATGAACGACATCAAGGTGAACCTGAAGAACCAGGCGCTGCATTTGTCCTCGTACCAG CTGAATCTCGTGGAACCGATGCTGCGCTACACCAGCGAGCTGCGCAACCTGTCGACGACGCTCGAGCGCAGCCTCAAGTTTGGCAAAGATTCATTCGCGCTCGCGATCGAAGACTTCCTCGAGCACATCCAGAAGGCGGAGGCGTACATCAACGTGCAGGGCCAGAAGTTCGTGGAGGATGTCACGTCCGAGCTGGTCAACGGCATCCTCCAGCAGATCCACTCGTATCTGAACCTGGTGATTGAGGCCACCAGCAAGAACATTGGCCGCTGCGGCCCCATCGCCAACGTGTACGACTCGATGACGGTCGCGACCTGCAACAGGATTGTGGATCCATTC aacGGATTCTGGGCCGGCGTCGGGTGGTGTCTCGCCATCTTCCTGCCGACGATCGTGCTGTGCGTGAAGCTGTCCACGCTCTACCACAAGTCGGATCCGTACCCGGGCCCGCTGGTCGAATC